One Campylobacter massiliensis DNA window includes the following coding sequences:
- a CDS encoding transporter substrate-binding domain-containing protein, with protein sequence MGYNAEIVKAVANKLGLKPKFIEASRDAMLAVFDAGKADTVFNQASITEERKKKYDYSVPYMTSYSAIIVHEDKDDIKSLADLNGKRSMLSVNNMWIPTVEKYSAKLVVADSLSNQINLIITKCADDMIDDAAMFYDYKKHPKTPIKLIKAGECPMYTTAIVHKGNAELLEAIKSIKRATSRRQTKKISMKYFDKDISE encoded by the coding sequence ATGGGCTACAACGCCGAGATAGTAAAAGCCGTCGCAAACAAACTAGGACTAAAGCCTAAATTTATCGAAGCCTCGCGGGATGCTATGTTAGCAGTGTTTGATGCAGGCAAAGCAGACACCGTGTTTAACCAGGCAAGCATCACCGAAGAGCGCAAGAAAAAGTATGACTACTCCGTGCCGTACATGACCTCGTACTCGGCAATCATCGTGCACGAGGATAAAGACGATATCAAGAGCCTTGCCGATCTAAATGGTAAGCGCTCTATGCTCTCGGTAAATAACATGTGGATACCGACCGTCGAAAAATACAGTGCAAAACTCGTCGTAGCGGATAGTCTAAGCAACCAGATAAATCTCATAATCACCAAGTGCGCCGACGACATGATAGACGACGCTGCGATGTTCTACGACTACAAAAAGCACCCAAAAACCCCGATAAAGCTGATAAAAGCGGGCGAATGTCCGATGTACACGACCGCAATCGTGCATAAAGGTAACGCCGAGCTACTAGAAGCAATAAAAAGCATTAAACGAGCTACGAGCCGAAGGCAAACTAAAAAAATATCGATGA